The genomic interval TAAGGACAGAATCCTCTGTACCAACCGCCAGCGCGATGTTGATATCCCGCTTCACAATGATTTTATCAACAGCCCACATGGAATTCATGATTGGCACATCTTTTATTGCATTAACGACAGCTTTGAGCAGGAATGCCAAATACGTCAAATTAATGCCTTCGCGCTTCATGAAATCATCCTTAAGCTTATTGCGCAGAAGAACAAGATTCGTTACATCTACTTCAATCATAGTCCATGCATGCGGTATTTCACTTACGCTTTGTCTCATGTTGCGAGCAATCGTATTCCGAATTGGCGTTACATCAATGAAGCTATCACCACGACCAGCTCCCGATGCTCCTTCCACTTCGATTTTTGGAAACCTAGGCGTTTCCGTCAAATGCAGACCAGAAGAACGAACCTGCGCAGCAGCATCTACAGTTCGGGCTGCAGGAACAGCAGCATTCCCGCTAGAAGCTTGATTTCCTCCACCAGCTGCTACATAGGCAAGAACGTCTTTACGTGTGATACGTCCGCCTAAGCCGGTTCCTGGAACATCGGTAAGACGAATGGAGTGTTCAGCCGCCAGCTGCTGTACAGCCGGTGAGAAACGATTGCGCATTGGAGCGTCTTGCAAATCTATTTCACTTACTTGTGTAGCAGTTGCCTCTCTTGGTGCAGCCGTCTGGGATTCCGCAGCCCCGATTCCGGCATCCTCAGCAGAACCTTCTGTTTCAATTATGCAGATTGGAGTACCGACTGGAACGGTCTCCCCCTTGCCAACAAGGATACGAACAAGCTTGCCGGCTACAGTGGAAGGCAGTTCTGCATTCACTTTATCTGTAATAATCTCGCAGACAGGCTCGTAAACATCAACCCAATCGCCAGGCTGCTTCAGCCATTTATCGATGGTAGCTGATACAAGTGATTCTGCTAGTTGAGGCACGACGATTTCCGTCATAGTTTTCATAATTCACATCTCCCTACTGGCCGAGGCGTAAACGGCTACCGCCGTCCTTCGGCGGCGCAGCATACGTTTCGCGGTGACATATAAGCTTAGTACTTTAGACTTCTTATATTTTAATAAAGCGCTAGCTGTCGCATTGCTTCTTTAACTTTATCTTTGTTGAGCATAAAAAACTTCTCGCCCGGCGGGTTGATAGGCATCGCTGGCACGTCTGGTCCACATAGTCTCATAATTGGAGCATCAAGCTCATAAAGCAGCTCTTCTGCGATGATCGCTGAAACTTCTGCACCTACGCCGCCAGTCTTATTGTCCTCATGGATAATAAGCACCTTGCCTGTTTTTCTCACCGCTTCAAGAATGCCTTCTTTGTCCAGAGGCTGAAGCGTCCGTAGATCGAGAATATGAGCGCTAATGCCCTCAGACGCTAGATCTGCTGCCGCCTGCTCGACAAAATGAAGAGGCAGACTATAACCGATAACCGTAATGTCATCGCCTTCGCGAAGAATATTCGCTTTGCCAATAGGAACAATATAGTCCTCTTCTGGAACTTCATCCATAATGAGCTTGTAGCATTTTTTATTCTCAAAAAACAACACGGGGTCCGGATCCCGCACAGCTGCTTTTAGAAGCCCTTTCGCATCATAAGCACGGTATGGAGCAACAATTTTCAGACCAGGTGTACCGAAAAATACCGACTCCGTACATTGTGAGTGGTACAGCCCTCCAAAAACACCGCCGCCAATAGGAGCGCGAATTACGAGCGGGCAAGTCCAATCATTGTTCGAGCGATAACGGATTTTAGCCGCTTCGCTAATAATTTGATTGGTAGCCGGAAACATAAAATCTGAATACTGCATTTCAGCAATGGGCTTCATGCCATACATCGCTGCGCCGATTGCAACACCTGCAATGGCTGACTCTGCAAGCGGAGTATCAAGTACACGATCCTCGCCAAATTGCTCCAACAATCCTTTGGTCGTTGTAAAGACGCCGCCTTTGAGACCAACATCCTCACCCAGAACGAAGACATCTTCGTCTCGTTCCATTTCTTCCTTCATCCCTTGGCGAATTGCATCAATATATTCAATAACTGCCATTATTCCGTACCTCCTTGATCAGCATCATCCGCATAAACGTGCAGCAATGTAGATTCCGGCGTCGGGAACGGCGCTTTATCGCCATATTCAGTAGCCTCGTCAAGCATCTTGCGAATTTTGGCTTGAAGCTCAATTTCAAGCTCCTCGGACCATATCTCGCAATCAATCAGATATTGCTTATATTTTGGGATGCCATCTTTCGCACGGTTGGAATCAACTTCTTCCTTCGTACGATAAGCGAGATCGTTATCTGAAGTAGAGTGTGGTGAAATACGGTACATCATTGCTTCAATCAATGTTGGACCTTCGCCTGCAATTGCGCGCTCACGCGCCTCCTTCACAACACGGTACATCTCAAGTGCATCGTTACCGTCAACCTGATATCCAGGGAAGCCATAACCAAGTGCACGGTCGGCAACCGTACCTGCTAATTGCTTGTGAATAGGAACTGAGATTGCATATTGGTTATTTTCGCACATGAAAATAACAGGCAGCTTATGTACTCCAGCAAAGTTGCAGCCCTCATGGAAATCGCCTTGATTGCTCGAACCTTCACCAAATGTAACAAAGCTAACAAGAGGCTTGTTTTTCATTTTTGCCGCAAGTGCTATGCCTACTGCATGAGGAACCTGCGTTGTTACTGGACTTGAGCCCGTGACGATTCGCAGTTTCTTCGAGCCAAAGTGGCCAGGCATCTGGCGCCCGCCGCTATTTGGATCTTCTGCTTTGGCGAAAACCGACAGCAACAAATCACGCAGTGTCATACCAACAGAGAGCACGAAGCCATAGTCCCGATAATAAGGTAAAAAATAATCTGTTTCTCGATTAAGTGCATACGCCGCAGCAACCTGTGCTACCTCTTGTCCTACACCTGATACGTGAAAATTGATTTTCCCTGCACGCTGCAGCAGCAGCATACGCTCATCAAATTTGCGAGCAGTCACCATCGTTGCGTACATATCAATTGCTTGCTCATCGCTAAGCCCTAATTCCAAATGACGAACATTTTGCCCAGTAGAAGCAGATTGGGTCATAAGGTGTTCCTCCTTTTGCGCGCTATTATAACCTGGTACTAAGACTTGATCATATATATTATAACTCCAATTGAACCAAAAAGAAAACAGTCTTCATTAGAACGATATCGCTCTATCATCTACGGCGAGCATCGCTTCTCCCAGCGCCTCTGAAAGCGTCGGATGAGGATGGATCATTTGGCCAACTTCCCAAGGTGTTGCGTTCAGAATTCCAGCGAGTGCTGCTTCTGATATTAGATCCGTTGCATGAGCACCAATCATATGAACACCAACAATATCGTTGGTCTTCCGATCAGCGATTACCTTGACGAATCCTTCTTTCTCTCCTAAAACAATAGCCTTGCCAATCGCTTGAAACGGAATTTTACCCGTCTTGATGTCATGCCCTTTCGCGCGTGCTCCATCCTCTGTCAAGCCGTAAGAAGCAATTTCCGGACGGGAATAGATGCACCTTGGTATCAAATGAGCCTCAATCGCAACGGGTTTCTCACCGCAAATATGCTCAGCAGCAATTAAGCCCTCATGCGCAGCAGCATGAGCGAGCTGAACACCGCCAATAACATCGCCAATGGCATAAATATGCGGCTCGCTCGTTTGACCGAACGCATTGACCTCGATCACACCGCCCGATGTGCGAACATCGGTATTTTCAAGGCCCATGTTTTCCACATTCGCTTGGCGTCCTACGGATACCAATAGCTTTTCTGCAGTCAATATGACATCACCGTCTTGCGTAGCTGCAACGATAGACACTTCACCGTTTTCGCCTTTGTATTGATCGGTCTGCAGTTGAACGCCAGTCAGCACACGTACACCACGTCCGCGCAGCACTCTTGTCAGCTCAGCTGAGACCTCTGTATCTTC from Paenibacillus sp. FSL K6-3182 carries:
- a CDS encoding thiamine pyrophosphate-dependent dehydrogenase E1 component subunit alpha; protein product: MTQSASTGQNVRHLELGLSDEQAIDMYATMVTARKFDERMLLLQRAGKINFHVSGVGQEVAQVAAAYALNRETDYFLPYYRDYGFVLSVGMTLRDLLLSVFAKAEDPNSGGRQMPGHFGSKKLRIVTGSSPVTTQVPHAVGIALAAKMKNKPLVSFVTFGEGSSNQGDFHEGCNFAGVHKLPVIFMCENNQYAISVPIHKQLAGTVADRALGYGFPGYQVDGNDALEMYRVVKEARERAIAGEGPTLIEAMMYRISPHSTSDNDLAYRTKEEVDSNRAKDGIPKYKQYLIDCEIWSEELEIELQAKIRKMLDEATEYGDKAPFPTPESTLLHVYADDADQGGTE
- a CDS encoding alpha-ketoacid dehydrogenase subunit beta translates to MAVIEYIDAIRQGMKEEMERDEDVFVLGEDVGLKGGVFTTTKGLLEQFGEDRVLDTPLAESAIAGVAIGAAMYGMKPIAEMQYSDFMFPATNQIISEAAKIRYRSNNDWTCPLVIRAPIGGGVFGGLYHSQCTESVFFGTPGLKIVAPYRAYDAKGLLKAAVRDPDPVLFFENKKCYKLIMDEVPEEDYIVPIGKANILREGDDITVIGYSLPLHFVEQAAADLASEGISAHILDLRTLQPLDKEGILEAVRKTGKVLIIHEDNKTGGVGAEVSAIIAEELLYELDAPIMRLCGPDVPAMPINPPGEKFFMLNKDKVKEAMRQLALY
- a CDS encoding dihydrolipoamide acetyltransferase family protein — encoded protein: MKTMTEIVVPQLAESLVSATIDKWLKQPGDWVDVYEPVCEIITDKVNAELPSTVAGKLVRILVGKGETVPVGTPICIIETEGSAEDAGIGAAESQTAAPREATATQVSEIDLQDAPMRNRFSPAVQQLAAEHSIRLTDVPGTGLGGRITRKDVLAYVAAGGGNQASSGNAAVPAARTVDAAAQVRSSGLHLTETPRFPKIEVEGASGAGRGDSFIDVTPIRNTIARNMRQSVSEIPHAWTMIEVDVTNLVLLRNKLKDDFMKREGINLTYLAFLLKAVVNAIKDVPIMNSMWAVDKIIVKRDINIALAVGTEDSVLTPVIKNADHKNVAGLAKEIEELARKTREGKLTLSDMQGGTFTVNNTGSFGSILSYPIINYPQAAILTFESIVKRPVVINDMIAVRSMANLCLSLDHRILDGVICGRFLQRVKDNLESFNLESKLY
- the lpdA gene encoding dihydrolipoyl dehydrogenase: MAIQVDVAVLGGGPGGYTAAIRAAQLGKSVAIIEMDKLGGTCLHKGCIPSKSLLRSAEVYSTLLEASSFGIQVADGAISLNYGKVQERKDQTVEQLYRGLQSLMKKNGIQIIQGKGRVIGPSIFSPKSGSLAVELPDGEMESVVSTNLIIATGSRPRTLPGLTPDGEYIMTSDEALVMDKLPKSVIIVGGGVIGVEWASLLHDFGVQVILVEAGSRLLPGEDTEVSAELTRVLRGRGVRVLTGVQLQTDQYKGENGEVSIVAATQDGDVILTAEKLLVSVGRQANVENMGLENTDVRTSGGVIEVNAFGQTSEPHIYAIGDVIGGVQLAHAAAHEGLIAAEHICGEKPVAIEAHLIPRCIYSRPEIASYGLTEDGARAKGHDIKTGKIPFQAIGKAIVLGEKEGFVKVIADRKTNDIVGVHMIGAHATDLISEAALAGILNATPWEVGQMIHPHPTLSEALGEAMLAVDDRAISF